The Thermoanaerobaculia bacterium genomic sequence CGCGCTGCTGGTCTCGCTGGGGTGGATCGCCGCCAGCGTGGGTTTCTCCCTCGCCGTCCCGGTGCTGTGGAGCGCGGCGCGGCTGTACGGCACGCTCGGCAGCGTGGTGCTGTTCCTGATCTGGTCGCATCTCATCGCCTGGATCCTCCTCCTCGGGGGAGTCCTGCTCGCGCCGGCCCGTCAACGCTGGTGACCGACGGTCGGGCCGGGGTTCGTCTCCTCGTCCCGCAGCTCGTCCGCGATACATCATCGTTCGATCGTCTTAATGAGAACGGAAGTAACGATTGGACGGCGCGCCCGGGAGCGCCCATGCTGCGGGTAGAGGAGAAACGAAATGAAATCTTTGAAGAGGGTCCTTTGTTCCGCGGCATTCCTGGGATCCGCGAGTCTGCTGCTGGCACAGGGCACGCCCGTCCAGCGCACGACGCAGCTGAATATTTCCGAACCGACGGAGATCTCCGGCACCATCCTGCAGCCGGGCGTCTACATGCTCCGGGTCCACGATTTCACCAACGGCAAGGTGCAGGTGCAGGTCACCGACGAGAACAACAAA encodes the following:
- a CDS encoding YhjD/YihY/BrkB family envelope integrity protein translates to ALLVSLGWIAASVGFSLAVPVLWSAARLYGTLGSVVLFLIWSHLIAWILLLGGVLLAPARQRW